The following proteins are encoded in a genomic region of Sorangiineae bacterium MSr12523:
- the neuB gene encoding N-acetylneuraminate synthase has translation MTVFVIAEAGVNHNGRLDLALELVDTAARAGADAIKFQTFRAESLATRSAAKAEYQEKATGKAGSQLDMLRALELDEDAHRKVVERCRERRIEFMSTPFDVDSVALLSRLGVKRFKVPSGEIDNPLLLRAIAQQNTPVILSTGMGTLSEVEGALGILTAAWLGQGPESLWSDRGAALVAERVTLLHCTSLYPAPAEAVNLRAMQTMRDAFQTGVGYSDHTLGVGVSAAAVALGATVIEKHFTLDRTLEGPDHKASLEPEELVSFVAMLRDVALSLGSPRKMPTAAEVAMRAAARRSLVAAAPIRKGEAFTAANVALKRPGTGMSGRFYDALLGRTASRDYAEDDLINE, from the coding sequence GTGACTGTTTTCGTGATCGCGGAAGCTGGGGTCAATCACAACGGACGCCTCGATTTGGCCCTCGAGCTGGTGGACACGGCGGCCCGCGCCGGGGCGGATGCCATCAAGTTTCAAACCTTCCGCGCGGAGTCGCTGGCCACGCGCAGTGCGGCCAAGGCCGAGTACCAAGAGAAGGCCACGGGCAAGGCTGGCTCGCAGCTCGACATGCTGCGCGCACTGGAGCTCGACGAGGACGCGCACCGCAAGGTCGTCGAGCGCTGTCGGGAACGCCGCATCGAATTCATGTCGACACCGTTCGACGTCGACAGCGTCGCGCTTCTGAGTCGCCTCGGCGTGAAGCGCTTCAAGGTGCCGTCGGGCGAGATCGACAACCCGCTCTTGCTTCGGGCCATCGCGCAGCAGAATACGCCGGTGATCCTGTCCACGGGCATGGGCACCTTGTCGGAGGTCGAGGGCGCGCTGGGCATTCTGACCGCCGCATGGCTGGGGCAGGGGCCTGAGTCGCTCTGGTCGGATCGAGGCGCGGCGCTCGTGGCCGAGCGTGTGACCTTGCTTCACTGCACGAGCCTGTATCCCGCGCCCGCCGAGGCGGTGAACCTGCGCGCGATGCAGACGATGCGCGACGCGTTCCAGACGGGGGTCGGCTACTCGGACCACACGCTGGGGGTTGGCGTTTCCGCGGCCGCGGTGGCCTTGGGGGCGACCGTCATCGAGAAGCATTTCACCTTGGATCGCACCCTGGAGGGGCCCGATCACAAGGCCTCGCTGGAGCCCGAGGAGCTCGTGTCGTTCGTCGCCATGTTGCGCGACGTCGCGCTCTCGTTGGGCAGCCCGCGCAAAATGCCCACCGCCGCGGAAGTGGCCATGCGCGCCGCCGCACGGCGCTCGCTGGTGGCCGCGGCGCCCATTCGCAAGGGGGAAGCCTTCACCGCGGCCAACGTTGCCTTGAAGCGACCCGGCACCGGCATGAGCGGACGCTTCTACGACGCGCTGCTCGGGCGAACCGCCTCGCGCGACTACGCCGAAGACGACTTGATCAACGAGTAA
- a CDS encoding undecaprenyl/decaprenyl-phosphate alpha-N-acetylglucosaminyl 1-phosphate transferase translates to MFSAIIAFFLATVVAALLTPIVRRLALAVGAVDDPTARRVHTRRVPRLGGMAIVLGFFVPLVVLYALDTQSARILFSQPRVVGGLVVGSLIMAGLGLCDDVIGVGAKMKLALQVTAAVLAYASGLRIDGVTLPFIGAISFGWIALPVTVLWFCGIVNALNLIDGLDGLAGGVAFFACLTNTVVAFMGHNVSIALLSVTLGGAIVGFLFYNFNPAKIFMGDSGSMFLGFALAASALLGGAGTQKTPTLIAIIAPLVALGLPIMDMLFAIARRFMMRRSIFAADRGHIHHRLLDLGLTHRRAVLVLYAISLAFTIIALGLHFGRSWQVGVALVVLTTLIFGVVRFVGAFSVTFASRRGMDPMVDKLRRAVPDVISRISAANLDDLPKTLERFCEEHGLLAVEAKAPSGARMGSFRWETPTAAARGLREAVSAKFALLDATSNPLELEFQFDSPDGAVGPQAEILLQLVADAVETRLQRVVRARAASASGRLRPVS, encoded by the coding sequence ATGTTCAGCGCAATCATCGCTTTCTTCCTCGCGACCGTGGTCGCGGCCCTGCTCACGCCCATCGTGAGGCGCCTGGCGCTTGCCGTTGGTGCTGTGGACGATCCCACCGCACGCCGCGTGCACACGCGACGCGTGCCAAGGCTCGGTGGCATGGCCATCGTGCTGGGCTTCTTCGTTCCGCTGGTGGTGCTCTATGCGCTCGACACCCAGAGCGCACGCATTCTGTTTTCGCAACCGCGTGTGGTCGGCGGCTTGGTGGTTGGCTCGCTCATCATGGCCGGGCTCGGTCTATGCGACGACGTGATCGGCGTCGGCGCGAAAATGAAGCTCGCCCTGCAGGTCACCGCGGCCGTGCTCGCCTACGCGAGCGGCCTTCGCATCGACGGAGTCACGCTTCCGTTCATCGGGGCCATCAGCTTTGGCTGGATCGCGCTGCCCGTCACGGTGCTCTGGTTCTGCGGCATCGTGAACGCGCTCAATTTGATCGACGGCCTCGATGGCCTGGCGGGCGGCGTGGCGTTTTTCGCGTGCCTGACCAACACGGTGGTCGCCTTCATGGGCCACAACGTGTCGATCGCGCTGCTCTCGGTCACCTTGGGCGGCGCCATCGTGGGCTTCCTGTTTTACAACTTCAACCCCGCGAAGATCTTCATGGGCGACTCGGGAAGTATGTTCCTGGGATTCGCCTTGGCCGCGAGTGCCTTGTTGGGAGGCGCGGGCACGCAGAAGACGCCCACGCTCATTGCCATCATCGCGCCGCTGGTCGCGCTGGGGTTGCCCATCATGGACATGCTCTTCGCCATCGCGCGAAGGTTCATGATGCGCCGCTCGATCTTCGCGGCCGATCGCGGGCACATTCACCATCGCCTGCTCGACTTGGGGCTGACCCACCGGCGCGCGGTGCTGGTGCTCTACGCGATCAGCCTGGCCTTCACCATCATCGCGCTCGGCCTGCACTTCGGGCGCTCCTGGCAGGTGGGTGTCGCGCTGGTGGTGCTCACCACGCTCATCTTCGGCGTGGTCCGGTTCGTGGGCGCGTTCAGTGTGACGTTCGCCTCGCGCCGGGGCATGGATCCGATGGTCGACAAGCTGCGGCGCGCGGTCCCCGACGTAATTTCGCGCATCTCGGCCGCCAACCTCGACGATCTGCCGAAGACGCTCGAGCGCTTCTGCGAGGAGCACGGTCTTCTCGCCGTGGAGGCAAAGGCTCCCTCTGGCGCGCGCATGGGCAGCTTCCGCTGGGAAACCCCGACGGCCGCCGCTCGGGGCCTGCGCGAGGCGGTGTCGGCCAAGTTTGCTCTCCTCGATGCCACGTCGAATCCGCTCGAGCTCGAGTTCCAGTTCGACAGCCCCGATGGGGCCGTCGGTCCGCAGGCGGAGATCCTCTTGCAACTGGTGGCCGACGCCGTAGAAACCCGACTGCAGCGCGTGGTGCGTGCCCGCGCCGCAAGCGCCTCCGGACGGCTGCGACCGGTTTCGTGA